The Mesorhizobium sp. B2-8-5 genome segment TTGCTCTTGCGGCCGATGATGATGTGATCGTGCACGGCGATGCCGAGCGGCTTGGCCGTATCGATGATCTGCTTGGTCATCTCGATGTCCGCGCGGGAAGGTGTGGGATCTCCCGAAGGATGGTTGTGGACCAGGATGACGGCGCTGGCGGAGAGTTCGAGCGCCCGCTTCACCACCTCGCGCGGATAGACCGGCGTATGGTCGACGGTGCCGGTCTGCTGCACCTCGTCGGCGATGAGCCCGTTCTTCTTGTCGAGGAACAGGACGCGGAACTGTTCGCGGGCCTCGAAGGCCATGGCCGAACGGCAATAGTCGAGCAATTGCGTCCAGTTGGACAGGACTTCGCGGCCACGCACCTCGCCGCGCGCCATGCGCTGGGCGGTGGCGGCGATGACTTTTAGATCGGTCGCGACGGTCGGCCCGATGCCTTTGACTTCTTCAAGCAAGGGTGCCGGCGCGCCGAGCACTTCGGCCAGCGAGCCGAAGCGGGCGATCAGCGCCTTGGCGATGGGCTTGGTGTCGACGCGCGGGATCAGCCGGAAGAGCAACAGTTCGAGCAGTTCATAGTCGGGCAGGGCGTCCGGTCCGCCGGCGACGAAGCGTTCGCGCAGACGGTCGCGATGGCCGTGATAATGGGGCTTTTCTGCTGCCGTGGCCTTTTTCGGCGCCGTCCTGGGCGGCTCGATCCAGCCTTCGGAAAAGAACGCCCGCTCGTCCTCGACTTTCCCCATGCTCGCCCGCTCCCCTCAGGCCTCGGCTGAAACTAGGCTGGCAGGCCGGGGCGGTCGAGCTTTTTCGGCGACAGCGTGAAGATCTCGCAGCCGGTGTCGGTGACGCCGATCGTGTGCTCGTATTGCGCCGACAGCGAGCGGTCGCGCGTGACCGCCGTCCAGCCATCGGACAGCACCTTCACATGCGGGCGGCCGAGATTGATCATCGGCTCGACCGTGAAAATCATGCCCGGCCGCATCTCGACGCCTTCATTGACGGTGCCGTAATGCAGGATGTTCGGCGCGTCGTGGAAAAGCTGGCCGACGCCGTGGCCGCAGAAATCGCGGACCACCGAGCAGCGCTCGGCCTCGGCATAGGTCTGGATCGCGGCGCCGATGGCGCCGGTGCGGGCGCCGGGCTTGATCGCGGTTATGCCGCGCATCAGGCACTCATAGGTCACCTCGAGCAGGCGCTCGGCGGCGCGCTTGATCGTGCCCACTGGATACATGCGCGAGGAATCGCCGTGCCAGCCGTCGAGGATATAGGTGACGTCGATGTTGACGATGTCGCCTTCCTTCAGCGGCTTGTTGTCGGGAATGCCATGGCAGACGACATGGTTGATCGAGGTGCAGGACGACTTGGTGTAGCCGCGATAATTGAGCGTCGCCGGCAGCGCGCCATGGTCCATGCCGAATTCGAAGACGAAGCGGTCGATCGTTTCCGTCGTCACGCCGGGCTTCACCATCGGCACAAGCTCGTCAAGGCAGCGCGCCGTGAGGTCGCAGGCCTTGCGCATGCCGGCAAAACCTTCCTCGCCATAGAGGCGGATCTGGCCGGTATTTCGAAGGGGGGCCGTGGAGGCGTCGAGATAGGTAACCATTTTTGTCCGTTTGCCGGCGTTGGCTCCAAAGGAGCCGAATGCGAAAAT includes the following:
- the radC gene encoding RadC family protein; the protein is MGKVEDERAFFSEGWIEPPRTAPKKATAAEKPHYHGHRDRLRERFVAGGPDALPDYELLELLLFRLIPRVDTKPIAKALIARFGSLAEVLGAPAPLLEEVKGIGPTVATDLKVIAATAQRMARGEVRGREVLSNWTQLLDYCRSAMAFEAREQFRVLFLDKKNGLIADEVQQTGTVDHTPVYPREVVKRALELSASAVILVHNHPSGDPTPSRADIEMTKQIIDTAKPLGIAVHDHIIIGRKSNASMKGLLLI
- the map gene encoding type I methionyl aminopeptidase, with translation MVTYLDASTAPLRNTGQIRLYGEEGFAGMRKACDLTARCLDELVPMVKPGVTTETIDRFVFEFGMDHGALPATLNYRGYTKSSCTSINHVVCHGIPDNKPLKEGDIVNIDVTYILDGWHGDSSRMYPVGTIKRAAERLLEVTYECLMRGITAIKPGARTGAIGAAIQTYAEAERCSVVRDFCGHGVGQLFHDAPNILHYGTVNEGVEMRPGMIFTVEPMINLGRPHVKVLSDGWTAVTRDRSLSAQYEHTIGVTDTGCEIFTLSPKKLDRPGLPA